A genomic segment from Ptychodera flava strain L36383 chromosome 19, AS_Pfla_20210202, whole genome shotgun sequence encodes:
- the LOC139118139 gene encoding uncharacterized protein: MALLQRKKQVRRYSPLYKLDPILDKGIIRVGGRLERASVSPDSKHPIVLPKDSPVSTIILQETHKEVGHLGRNSMLAKLREKYWILRAPTAIRNLVTKCVICRKYRAKVCEQKMSDLPKDRITPEEPPFTRTGVDYFGPMEVKRGHVTEKRYGAIFTCMATHAVHLEVACSLDTDSCINAIRRFIAQRRQVRSIRSDNGTNFVAADKELKESIRRWNQEKISEMLHQQDIKLEFNPPAGSQFGGVWERHIRTIRKIIFSLLKEQPLRMSDEALRTLFCEVEAIINSRPITRLSEDPNDLEALTPNHLLMLKPKQALPPGLFQKNDNYVRRRWRQVQYLADIFWKRWMKEYLPLLQERQKWLEIRRNLNVGDVVLIVDNTAPRNSWSMGRITEVMKDKKGLVRFAEVKTRTTTLRRPVDKLCVLLEADAIEDSSEGHKNS, encoded by the coding sequence ATGGCACTCCTACAACGAAAGAAGCAAGTCAGGAGATACAGCCCATTATATAAGCTGGACCCAATTTTGGATAAAGGAATAATACGAGTTGGCGGACGCCTGGAACGTGCCTCAGTGTCACCAGACAGCAAGCACCCGATAGTGCTGCCTAAAGACTCACCAGTGTCAACAATCATACTCCAGGAAACCCACAAAGAAGTCGGACATCTTGGAAGGAACTCGATGCTGGCGAAGCTAAGAGAGAAATATTGGATTCTACGGGCGCCTACAGCAATCCGCAACCTCGTAACCAAATGTGTCATCTGTAGAAAATATAGAGCGAAAGTTTGTGAGCAGAAGATGTCAGACCTACCTAAGGACCGCATCACCCCTGAAGAGCCACCATTCACTCGCACAGGTGTAGATTACTTCGGACCAATGGAGGTCAAACGTGGCCATGTCACTGAGAAGAGGTATGGAGCGATCTTCACGTGTATGGCGACTCATGCGGTACACTTAGAGGTAGCCTGCTCATTAGACACAGATTCGTgcatcaatgcaatcagaagATTCATAGCACAAAGAAGACAAGTTAGGTCCATCAGATCAGACAACGGGACTAACTTCGTCGCAGCCGACAAAGAGCTGAAGGAGAGTATCAGGAGATGGAACCAAGAGAAGATATCTGAGATGCTTCACCAACAAGACATCAAATTGGAATTCAACCCCCCAGCAGGTTCCCAATTTGGAGGAGTATGGGAGCGTCACATCAGAACCATAAGGAAAATCATCTTTTCCTTGCTCAAAGAACAACCACTTCGCATGTCAGATGAAGCACTCCGAACGCTGTTCTGCGAAGTGGAAGCCATAATTAACAGCCGACCAATCACCAGGCTGTCAGAAGATCCGAACGATCTAGAGGCATTAACACCCAACCACCTGTTAATGCTGAAACCAAAACAGGCCCTGCCACCCGGCTTGTTTCAGAAGAATGACAACTACGTACGCCGTCGATGGAGACAAGTGCAGTACCTGGCAGATATATTCTGGAAGAGATGGATGAAAGAATATCTCCCGTTGCTACAAGAGAGACAGAAGTGGCTCGAGATCAGAAGAAACCTCAACGTTGGAGACGTGGTGTTGATCGTCGACAACACAGCGCCGAGGAACTCCTGGTCCATGGGCAGAATCACTGaagtgatgaaagacaagaagggACTCGTCAGGTTTGCAGAAGTCAAGACCAGAACGACTACTCTACGACGTCCAGTGGATAAGTTGTGTGTGCTCCTGGAGGCCGACGCCATTGAAGATTCGTCTGAAGGACACAAGAACAGCTAA
- the LOC139118138 gene encoding uncharacterized protein, which yields MTNQGSKKSNTSTSKPNKAQQKPCLHCQDNNHSFDSCEQLIAASQEDTVNFLRNQGVCFGCLKPGHRSRQCKQKAKCSKCQGKHPTVLHQDRRPTTDKDEDSKRPVQTESVAVHCTTAEVDQVQSFMGTGGQDDDTGGDDDNCKVLLTIIPVKVKLKGSNRMVQTYAFLDTGSVISFCTEALQRKLGATGRKTKLTVNTVNGLGSHTCDKVTGIEVYNLDCSEPQVELKTVYTKPEIGVSEDYIPRQEDLMRWPHLKNIRLPRIDAEIGLMIGTGENSSIYPSGNNTWSGLNPSRMQNTRLERKLRNNPKFHADYQKFMADIIEKGYAIQVPNDELDRDDGKVWYIPHHGVYHPKKPEKIRVVFDCSAKFQVRRECEEGNQVDTRSDCSLQEGRFPSNKVGEQQPRSIGDYTKEERAKEIKDLKLEYDCLPVERALGTSWSVESDTIGFQINIESRPPTRRGILSIISSVYDPIGLAAPFILPARILLQDLCRRGIGWDAKIKEDDRKKWLRWLSDLPKLENVSTQRCYKPADFGEVKVREIHHFSDASEYGYGVASYIRLINEDGRIHCAFLMGKARVAPLKKITIPRLELTAATVAVRMNRMLEEELDIKNDKVYFWTDSTSVIKYCANETSRFHTFVANRINIIREGSDSKQWKYVDTKSNPADDASRGLTVDKFLQNKRWLRGPDFLWKRESEWPTQQDISRALCNKDPEVKRKHPCTAPY from the exons ATGACGAACCAAGGGAGCAAGAAGAGCAACACTTCAACTTCCAAACCAAACAAGGCTCAACAGAAACCATGCCTACACTGCCAAGATAACAATCATTCTTTCGACAGTTGCGAACAATTGATTGCAGCCAGTCAAGAAGATACTGTTaactttctgagaaaccaaGGTGTATGTTTTGGCTGTCTGAAACCTGGTCACCGGAGTAGGCAATGCAAGCAGAAAGCTAAATGCTCCAAATGCCAAGGAAAACACCCAACAGTACTACATCAGGATCGTCGACCGACAACTGATAAAGATGAGGATTCAAAGAGACCAGTACAGACGGAGAGTGTCGCAGTACACTGCACCACGGCAGAGGTGGACCAAGTACAGTCCTTTATGGGGACCGGTGGTCAAGACGATGACACCGGTGGTGACGATGATAACTGCAAGGTCCTGCTGACTATTATCCCTGTCAAGGTGAAGTTGAAAGGctcaaatagaatggtacagaCTTATGCCTTTCTGGATACAGGTAGTGTCATATCATTCTGCACAGAAGCGTTACAGAGAAAACTTGGAGCCACAGGCAGAAAGACAAAGCTGACGGTAAATACAGTGAACGGCTTAGGCAGCCACACCTGCGACAAAGTCACTGGCATAGAAGTTTACAACCTAGACTGTTCAGAGCCACAGGTAGAGCTGAAAACAGTATACACTAAACCAGAGATAGGCGTCTCTGAAGACTACATTCCCCGTCAAGAGGATCTCATGAGATGGCCGCATTTGAAGAATATAAGGCTTCCAAGAATAGATGCCGAAATAGGACTGATGATAGGTACCGGAGAAAACAGCAGTATTTACCCCTCTGGAAACAATACGTGGTCCGGACTCAACCCCTCACGCATGCAGAACACGC GCCttgaaagaaagttgagaaacaaCCCAAAGTTCCATGCCGACTACCAGAAGTTCATGGCAGACATAATTGAGAAGGGATACGCAATACAAGTCCCTAACGACGAGTTAGATCGAGACGACGGAAAGGTATGGTATATACCCCACCATGGAGTATATCATCCGAAGAAACCAGAGAAGATCCGCGTTGTCTTTGACTGTTCAGCAAAGTTCCAAG TCCGTAGAGAATGCGAAGAAGGCAATCAAGTTGACACAAGATCTGACTGCAGCTTGCAAGAAGGGCGGTTTCCGTCTAACAAAGTGGGTGAGCAACAGCCGCGAAGTATTGGAGACTATACCAAAGAAGAAAGAGCTAAGGAAATCAAAGACCTGAAGCTGGAATACGACTGCCTACCAGTAGAGCGTGCCCTAGGTACTTCATGGTCGGTCGAGTCAGACACCATAGGATTCCAGATCAACATTGAAAGCCGGCCTCCAACGAGAAGAGGCATACTATCAATTATCAGCTCAGTATACGATCCCATTGGACTCGCAGCTCCGTTCATCCTACCTGCAAGAATACTACTTCAAGACTTGTGTCGTAGAGGTATTGGCTGGGATGCAAAGATCAAAGAAGACGATCGGAAGAAATGGCTAAGATGGCTATCAGATCTTCCAAAACTAGAAAACGTATCAACTCAGAGGTGCTACAAACCAGCAGACTTTGGCGAAGTCAAGGTACGTGAAATACATCACTTTTCTGATGCCAGTGAATATGGATACGGTGTCGCATCGTATATTAGACTCATAAATGAAGATGGAAGAATTCACTGCGCCTTCCTTATGGGAAAAGCAAGGGTTGCACCACTGAAGAAAATTACCATCCCACGCCTGGAGCTGACAGCAGCTACAGTGGCCGTGAGAATGAACAGAATGTTGGAGGAAGAACTCGACATTAAGAACGACAAGGTATACTTCTGGACAGACAGCACATCAGTGATTAAGTACTGCGCCAATGAAACATCCCGATTCCACACCTTCGTAGCCAACCGGATCAACATTATACGTGAAGGTTCGGATAGTAAACAGTGGAAGTACGTCGACACAAAATCCAACCCAGCAGACGACGCATCTAGGGGACTAACGGTAGACAAGTTCCTGCAAAACAAAAGATGGCTGCGCGGACCAGATTTCCTGTGGAAACGAGAAAGTGAATGGCCTACACAACAGGACATCTCCAGAGCGCTATGTAATAAAGACCCAGAAGTCAAGCGGAAGCATCCGTGTACAGCACCGTACTAG